In a single window of the Zea mays cultivar B73 chromosome 5, Zm-B73-REFERENCE-NAM-5.0, whole genome shotgun sequence genome:
- the LOC100382772 gene encoding putative calcium-dependent lipid-binding (CaLB domain) family protein isoform X2 produces MGVLSVTLDKWSDSEVDSMIEVGGNSQANAIYEAFIPEGYQKPHSDSTQEEREKFIRSKYELQEFLKPSLRIVSHQPSDSGKHAGNASHSDGSKSQVGMIEFIGILNVKVIGGTNLAIRDMSSSDPYVVLTLGQQKAQTSVINGNLNPVWNEELKLSVPQQYGPLKLQVFDHDMVSKDDLMGEAEIDLQTMINAAAAFGDPELLGDIQIGRWLKSEDNALVRDSAVVVSGGKVKQGMALKLQHTESGELELEMEWMPLNV; encoded by the exons GTTCTGTCAGTGACACTGGACAAGTGGTCTGACAGTGAAGTTGACTCCATGATAGAAGTTGGTGGGAATTCTCAGGCAAACGCAATATATGAGGCTTTTATACCAGAGGGCTACCAGAAGCCACATTCAGATTCTACCCAGGAAGAGCGAGAAAAATTCATCAG GTCTAAATATGAGCTGCAGGAATTTCTGAAGCCAAGCTTGCGCATTGTTTCTCATCAGCCTAGTGACTCTGGAAAACATGCCGGAAATGCTTCTCATTCTGATGGTTCCAAGAGTCAA GTCGGCATGATCGAGTTCATTGGAATATTGAATGTCAAGGTGATTGGAGGCACCAACCTAGCCATCAGGGATATGTCAAGCAGTGACCCTTATGTCGTCCTGACACTTGGGCAACAG AAAGCACAAACTTCAGTAATCAATGGCAACCTGAATCCTGTCTGGAATGAAGAACTGAAGCTCTCTGTTCCCCAGCAATATGGACCTCTGAAGCTG CAAGTGTTCGATCATGACATGGTGTCCAAGGACGACCTCATGGGTGAGGCCGAGATCGACCTGCAGACAATGATCAACGCTGCCGCAGCATTTGGCGACCCGGAGCTGCTGGGCGACATTCAGATCGGCCGGTGGCTCAAGTCCGAGGATAACGCTCTCGTCAGGGACAGCGCCGTGGTGGTCTCTGGTGGCAAGGTGAAGCAAGGGATGGCACTGAAGCTGCAGCACACCGAGTCCGGCGAGCTGGAGTTGGAGATGGAGTGGATGCCGCTTAACGTGTAG